Within Bacillus sp. FJAT-45350, the genomic segment CAACCAGGTGATGCTAAGCATACTAACTCTGATATATCGAAAGCTCAACTAGAATTAGGTTACTCACCAAGCTATCCATTAGAAAAAGGTTTAACGGAACAAGTTGCGTATATTAAGTCTCTGTATAAGTTGTAAAGGGGGAATATATGAAGGATTCAGCAATTGTTCATTATTTAATGAACAACTTAAATCCGTATCATGATGAGTTTATATATAATCAAATCTCAAGATTGACGAAATTTCATACAATATTGATTGGACCTTTTCACAAAAGAAGAAAGCAAGGACTATCAATTAAAAATTTCTATAATATTGAGGACATAAATTTTGAAACTTTTATTAAAGAACAAAACGTAAAGGTAATTCATTCCCATCATGGTGGTCAGGCATTAACTATTTTACAAATTTGTAAACATTATAATATTCCACTTATCGTAAGCATGCGAGGGCGTGATGGATCAGCACATGAAATGGCATTTCAACGGAATTGGAACCGTTATAAAGAGTTGAAAGAGTATGCTTCTATGTATTTACCTGTGTGTCAATTTCTTGCAAATGATTTGTTGAAATTAGGGTTTCCGAAAGAAAAAATCAATGTATTATATGGGGGAATTGATGTACAAAAGTTTCCTTATGTTGAGCACAGATTACCTTTACAAGGAAAGATAAGATTATTATCTGTTGGACGACTAGTTAAGAAAAAAGGGTTTGATACATTACTTGATGCTTTTATGAAAGTACATGAGAAGTACCCTATGATTACACTCGATATTATTGGTTATGGTTCCGAATGGGATAATATTGAATCGATAATAAATAGACATCAATTAAATCAGGTTGTAAGACTTAGAGGGAGAATGAAACCTAATCAAATTATTCGAGAGATGAAGAAAGCAGATATCTTTTGTTTAGCTAGTCAAACGGCTTCAGATGGGGATGTAGAAGGTATTCCTAATGCTTTAAAGGAAGCGATGGCAAGTGGACTTCCTGTTATTTCAACTAAAAATGGAGGTATCACTGAATTAATTACTCACCATAAGACAGGGTATTTAGTTCCAGAAAGAAATCCTGAACAACTAGCTATTGGGATTGAATTTTTTATTGAGAATCCAGAGATATGGACTGAATACACAAGGAACGCCCGATTGAAGGTTGAAGAACAATTTAATCTAGAAAAACAAATTAAAGTTCAAGAAGAATTTTATGAAAGAGTACGTTAGAAGGTTGTTCAAAAAGGATTAGGTTCTCCTTTTTGAACAACCTTTTATAATACCTGGTGGAATACACTACGTCATCTATAAAAGTAGGTTTTGTATTATTAACATATTAAATGGCATCGGACTCATAAAATATAATAATTACTATTATTGGTCATATGTTTTGGGGTGAAGTTTGTTGGAGAGAAACTGGAAGATAGAGGAAGCTAATGCGAAGCAAAAGGTTAATTATGATGAGTCATATATTAAAAAGATTAAGCAACCCTTTTCCGTATTATTTCTACTTCCTGTAAGAGGTGGAAGTGGTGGCACTCATTCTGTAGTACAAGAAACGATGGGACTTCGGTCTTTAAATGTAGGTGCCACAATAGCAATACAACGGAAACATCAACAAAATTATTTAGACCTATATCCCGAGTGCAAAGAGAATTTTATCTTTTATAAAAATCATAAAGAGCTCATACGAATTTCGAGTTCTTACGACATTGTTGTGGCGACTATTTTTTCTTCAATTGCAATATTAAAAAAAATAATAGAAAATCATCCATTTATTAGACCAGCATACTATATTCAAGACTATGAGCCATTGTTTTATTCAAAAGAAGATAGAAGATATAAAGTTGCTCAACAATCGTATGAAGAAGTTCCAAATATTTATGCATTTGCAAAAACACAATGGTTATGTAATGTAGTGGAAAAAAAGCACGGGATAAATGTTCAGAAAGTAGAACCTAGCCTAGACCATGAGATATATAAGCCTACCTTAATGTTAAATAATGAATGCGGTACAATTCGTCTAGTGGCAATGATAAGACCTTCAACACAAAGACGTTCACCACAAGAAACTTTGAGGGTATTACAGAAAATAAAAGAAAAATATGAGGAGAAAGTGAACATAAATATTTTTGGGTGTTCAGATAAGGAACTAACTACACTACAATTCAGTAAAAATTTTACCTTTACTAATTACGGAATATTAAAAAGGGGAGAAGTAGCTAAATTATTACAAGCATCTGATATTTTTCTCGATTTATCATCATATCAAGCATTTGGGCGAACTGGTTTAGAAGCCATGGCTGTTGGATGCTCAACAGTACTCCCATTGATTGGTGGAACTAATGAATATGCGACTCATAAAGAGAATTGTTATTTAGTAGATGTTAAAAAGACGGATGAGGTACTAGAAATTATTTCACAGTTAATTGAAAATCAATCAATAAGAGAGCTTTTTTCTCAAAATGGTAAAAAAACAGCAAGCAATTATTCTATCGAAAAGGCATCACGATGTATATACAGTTTATTTATAGAATTAATGGGTATATAATCGTTCAGTATTTGAGTTACAGTAGAACTACCTATAGGCTATAACTGTGTCAAATTACTCAGGGATACCATATTGATTGAGTTAGTAGATATACAATAAGTAAATCATCTAGCTTCACCTGCTTCTCCAAGTTTTATCAAGCTGCTCTATTTGAAACAATTGAAGTGACCACTATTGGAACAATGAATTTGCTTACCTTAGATAAACAAACAAGCAAAATTCGTTTATACGAGTACTAGTGAAGTATACGGTGAACCAGAAGTACATCCTCAACCTGAAGGCTACAGTGGTTCGGTAGATTTCAAGAAATATAAAGGGGTCACTCAGCCTATTGAAGGTGTTTCATCACTATTAGTAGAGTCAATTAAGAATACTACAATAACAGGGTTAATACCAAAAGATTATGTGGAAATAACAATAGTTCCGAGAGGTGAAACTGATCGTTGGTAATGGTATGGTCTTACAAAACAGATTCTGCATTATGCTGATATTGTTCCAAAAAGAAATTAGTTCAGTATGGGCTACACAAGGAATGATTTATCTGGAGAGTTTTTGGGATTTACTTAGGTAATAATCGGTTGCTTTAGTAGGAAGGTGTGCGCATGAAGCTACTCCTATAAGAATAGTTGGATTAGACCAAGAAAGAAAAGTAATAAGTAGAATTAGATATTAAAAATTGCTTTTTTGTGCTTAAAGTTAGTCGTATAAATTCTGTTCCAAAACTCCCCTGATACAAAAACTTTTTCGTGATTCTTATGGGACTCAATATGCTTAGTAATGAAATGTTTCTCGGGTAGCATGTCGCTGTCACTAAAAATAATAATTTCACCGGTGTAAGCTTCTATACCACGGTTTCTTGCAAAAGCCCTTGCTTTATTTAGAGGGAGGGATAGTAATTTTAGGTCATATTTAATTTGCAGATTTGATATTGCTTCTTTTGTTCCATCTGTAGATCCATCATCAACGACAATAATTTCAAATTGTTCATTCGGGAATGTTTGCTAAGTATAAGAGCATAAAGTTAATCGTAGTCTTTCAACAGCATTAAATGAAGATATGATGATACTGACTTTTTTCTTGTTCAAAGTTCCTACCTCCTTGTTAGCTTAGGAAATATACGCTCTGACACAAAAGAAGGTACTAAATTAATGCAACAATACCTATTCTTTATTCTATGAAGCCCTTATTACTTTGTGCAAAGCACTAATAACAAAAGAAGCTCATAGGATAAAGCAGTATGCAGTTGAAGTGGAGGGGACATGATGGGGAAAATAGACGTCAGCATAATCATTCCATCTTACAATAAATATCCACTGAATTTACTCACATTATCTAGCTTAGAAATACAAACATTTGATTTATCTAGAATTGAAGTTATTTTTATAGACGATGCTTCAACTGATGAAACAATGAAAATTAAGGAAGAATATTCACCATCTTATGAATTTCGGTATATCCGTTGTGAAAAAAATATAGGAAGAGCTAAAGCAAGAAACCTAGGTGTTCAAGTTGCTAGAGGTACTGTGTTACTTTTTTTAGATGCAGAAATGCTAGTCGCTCCTCAATTTATCCATGCTCACTTACGTCATCATGAGCAAAATCCTAACCTAATAGTAACTGGAGCACTAGAACTCCAGTCTATCTACTCATTTATTTTGCCCGGATTTTCTAATGAACAATTACATGAGTTAAAACAAAAGATAGGTAGCGATGATAAAGTAAAGAATGAATATCTTAAATTTAGAAGGCAGAGTGAGGATGCTATTCAGCTATTATCAATAGCTGATATAAAACATGACCAATTGAAATCTGTTTCTATTAAACGAAGTAATATGGAAAAAGAAATAACAAGGAAATTCGGTTCTAGTTTCACCAATTTTGAATTACCATGGTTAGCTTTTTTAAGTGGAAATGTTTCATTGACAAAGGCCAGTTTTGATGAAGCGGGTTGGTATGATGAGCGATTTAAAGGTTATGGTTGGGAAGACAGAGAGTTAGGTTATCGGTTACACAAATTAGGGAAGCAATTTGTTTTCGAAAAAATGGCTATTAGTTACCATCAAGAACATCCAATTTCAAAAGGTAAATTCCAAGAATCAATGAAAAATCTGAGGTTATTCCAAGAAATACATGCCGATATTGATGTCCTAGTATTAAGTCTTCAATACATGAATACGAGAACAAAGTATAATGAAATTAATTCAATTCTACGGGAATATAAAAAACTATGTTGGAAATATCCTTCAGAATTCACCACTTTTAAATCTGCATACGAAGCGATGTTGAAAAGGGCAACCTATTTATTAAACGAAGGGGTTCTAGTAAGAAAATTATTAGATCAAATGTATGAAGATTTAGATAAAGAAATCAAACATCTGACTAAGCTGAAAAAGTATAAAAATTTACTTAACTCCTTTCATAAATTACTGAAGATGTAAAGGTAACATGAAAAGGTTGGAATCTAATAAAAAGACGATTTTTTCGTTATAGAAGGTGCTATATGTGAATCCGACAGTATCTATTATTTTAACTAGTTATAATAAGCCTAATTTAATAGGGAAAGCAATTAAGAGTGTACTTCAACAAACATTTTCTAATTGGGAATTATTTATAATGGACGATAACTCAAACCAAGAAACAATAGAAGTTATTACGTCTTGTTTGAATGATCCTAGAATTAAATATAGTAATAGTTACATTGAACATGAAGAAAGGCATAAAACAACTCGTTATGCAACATTAATTAATCAAGCAATCGAGCGTTCGAGAGCAAAGTATGTAACCTATTTAACAGATGATAGTATGTTTTTTTCTGAAAGGTTACAAATAATGGTGAGTGATTTAGAGGCAAATCCACATAAGCAGGTTGTTTATTCAGAGCAAGAGATTAAGAGAATAGATAGCACAGGCCATGTACTTTCTTCCTACACAACTAGGACGAAGGGGATTTTGAAACAAGCTTCGAACATAGTGGATCATTGTTCAGTTATGCATACAAGGAAGATTGCAGAACTAGTTTACAAGAAGTATTGTTCCTATTGGAATGATGATCCGAGCTATTGGCATAATGGTGATGCAGCTTTTTGGGCTAGGTTAAATGAATTTTCTCCTTTTTACCCAATTCCTACTATTTTGGATAGTAGTTATAAAACACCCCACTCATTTCAAAGACTGAATAAGAACATTCCAGATGTAATACCAAATGGAGTGTTAGTTAAAGGATTAGAACCAGATATTTATCTAATTGAAAAACAAAAAAGAAGAAAGGTGACTCCTTCTGTATTTAAAAAATTGAAGTACAATAGGAAAAAGATAATTGAAATACCTGATCCCGTTCTATATAAATATAATGAATCTATAGAAATTAATAAAGATGTCTTTAAAGAAATGAAAAGCTTTCCTAATATGCGATTAGTCAAAGGAAAGAACAGCTCAGACATATACTATATTCAAAATGGGGAAAAAAGAAAATTTGACAACCATGAGATATTATCTAAATTTAGCTTTTCAATGGAAGATGTTATTACAGTTTCAAATGAATTTATTTCCAAATTTCCAGAAGGTTCAAACATTACTCAAATAACAAGTGAGTCGATATTACCGGATGGGGTAATATTTAAAACTAAAAAATCAAGGAAGATATCATATTTTTATAGTGAAGATAATACTCTTTATCCAGTAAGTAAAAATGTAGTAAGACGATTAATGTTAGATGAGAAAGTAGCTAATATCAGTGGAAGAGAGTTAGCTAATTTTCATATTGGTGAAAGGATAAGCTGGAAATTAAAAAAGTGGTCATGCTTCCCAAATAACGACTAGCTAAAAAAGGGTACATATCTAACGTGTACCTTTTTAGTATTAAGAAATGAAATACCCCTCTTAGAAGTATTCCTAAGAGGGGTGAATGATTTATAGAATAATTTTAGAAACTAATGTTTGAATTCGGTGATAAAAAGTATGTTCATTTAACACCCTTTTCCGAGCGTTTTCCCCTATTTTTCCTCTCTTAAAATTATCTCGTAAGTAAAAATCAAGTTTTTCTAAGAGGTCCTTTTCATTTTGATAGGATATCATTTCTACTCCTTCAACAAAGTGAGTTGCTAAATCCTCTTTATGTTCAATTAATTGAAATGTCCCACAAGCAGCGATATCAAATGTTCTATTATTAATACTTTCGTTAATGACCCCAATGCTATTTTCATTACTATGTTCTTGATAATGACGGTGAGGATTGAGAACAATTTTTGCACTTGAATAAAGAGTAGCTACCTTTTTTGGAGGAAACCAGCCTTTACATATTTTTAATTGCTTAGATTCCTTTACTTTTTTACGCCATCCTGTACCACATACTAGGATTTTATAATTTGTATTTTGAGCAATCTTTTTTATAAGTTTTACTCGGTCAGGATAAGGGTATCCGACTAACGCTATATCACTAGCGTAGATGTTCTTACTGGGTTTAGGTGTAAATGTATCACAATCAGTACCTAGTGATAGCAGTTCTACATGATGATAACCTTGTTCTTGATAGAAATCAAACGAACCTTTATCTATCGTGAATACATGATCATAATAGGGAATGAGTTCAATAGATTTATCCATAAAATAGGGATCTTCGGTTAACCATAAGACAGGTTTTACACCATTTTTCTTTAACCAGATTACTATTTCAATAGGTAGGTTATCACCAACAAGTGTTAGAAGAACTGTAGGTTTAAAAGAACCACATAAGGCTTTAAGTCCAGTTATTCCATTTTCCATTTCATAATATGTCGCCTCAATATTCTCAATTGAATGTAATTCATTCATAATACATTGATTGAAAAATTTATAAACCTTTACATAGCCAGAAGGAAGGTAGAGGATCTTCATTTCAACCCCCTTAGTAATTAACAATTATTTGATTAAGTGCAGGTATTCCTTGTTGTATTTCTTGAAAATAGACAAAGCCCGTAACTATAATTGAACTGCCCTTTTTAGGTGGAGAAAGTGTTAAATTAAAATTGGAAAAGCTAATTTGGCCTCCTGGTGATATATCTGTTTGGTGAGAAGGACGTATCCAGTGTTCCCCAGTTTCATTTACTTTTTCCTTCCAATTAGAATGGACATAGCTCCATTCTTCAGTGGCAGAATCCTCAAATAATTTGTCAGTCTCGTTATTTTTATGTGGAGTAAGTTTAATTTTTCCACTAAGACGTGTGCTCTCATAGGGCTCAACTTTTAAACAAAAAACAGGATTTGTTACGTCTGTATTCCCTATATTCTTACAAATGAAATTACCCATAATGATTACATCTCTTTGCTCATCTTCTAATTGAGGAAGTATTAGTGAATAACTAAAGTGTGGTTGAACTTCAATTCTAGTGACTTCTTTTACTTCTGGTTCTTTATTCTTTAATTTTTCTATTTCATTTTGAAGAACTTGATAATTCTCATCCTTTTTTTTCAATTTAATCTTATACTGTTCTAATGTATTCTGATAGCGAGCGACTTCTGAGCGGTAATGGATTACTTTTTGTTTAAGTTGAATAGTAGAATCCTTAGCGAACGATTGCTGAGAGGATTTTTTTGTCATAAGAAATGCCTCCTTATTTTAATGCTTATAATCAAGTGTATGAACAAAAAAAGGAGAGAATTATAAAAAAATAAAAAGGAGGGGAATTCCCCTCCTTTTATCAATACTTATTAGCACTTACCTTTACCTGGAAAAATTTCAGGGCATTGTGGTGGGAACTTTTCAGTTGGGCAAACAACGTCTTCAATTGGAAGCTCTTGACGAGGTTTGCAAATAGCAGCCTCAACTTCAAGTTTCACATCTGCTTCCATTTGTACATCTAAGCAAATTAAGATTGAAATATCTAATTGCTCGAAGTCATCTGTACAAATAATATCTGAATCACATTGGAAGTATGTGACCTTCGCGTGTAAATCCGTTCCCTCTGGAGCACATAGGAAGAATGTTTGTGCAGTTGCAAATGGAATTTCATCAGATACAGCAAGAACTTTTCCATGTGCATCAGTTATTGTTACTTCAACTAATCCTTTAACTAGGACTTTAACTTTCTGAAGTGTAACATTGTCCCCGTTAGGTAATGTTACATCAATATCTTGACGTTTAGGATGTTGTTTGATTTCTTGAGTATAAATAGAATCTTCTACTAAGTTACAGTGAACTTGAAACCCTGGATGTTTTTGTAAAAACTTACATACCTCAGTGTCGTAGTCATTGTTGTTATTTAAGTTATCAAATAAGTCATCCATGTCTCCGCCATCAAAACTCATTAGTGGTAAATCAACTTGACGTTGCACCCAGTCGTAAACCTTTGGTACTTTTATACAAACTTTATGCTTATCGTGGCTCATAATGATACCTCCTTAAATTTTAACCCGCGAATACTGTTTTTTGTTTAGTACACTCGGGCACTGAACTACTTTATCCTATGTTTTTTATAGTCATGTGTGCAGGGATAGGAGTGTAATTTTTGAATTGGGCGAATGTCCTGAAATGAGTAGGCTACTGAAAAAGTCCATTATAGACGATCGAGAAATAGTAATGGCTCAGCACGTTGCGCGCTAGCTATGAGAAAATCCACTCATAGCTAGCTTTTTCAAAGAGGCAACGGCTTCGCACATTACTTAAAGGCCACTTTTTTAGTGGCCTCTGAAATGAGACAAGTTTTTTTGTCATAGGTATTAGTAATAAAGGGAAGAGGAGAGGGTTTGATGAGGAAGAACGACAAAACGGTAGGGCGCTCAAGTGAACCAATGTTATTGAAACAAAAAATCATTTATTTACAATCAGAGCTTTCGTTATATCAACAGAAGGTAAAAAATTATCAAAACAATTATCATTATGCACAGATTGAGGAATTAAAGGTTGAAAATGAACGTTTAAATGAAGAGTATCAATCGACAGTTAGTAAATTAAATAATAAGGTTGAGTTATTACAAGATGAAAATGCAAGAGTAAAGAATAGATATGAAGAGGTTGTAGAAGAGAAGAATAAAGAAGTTCAATTACTGAATAATAAAATTGCTGAGTTATACGATAAACAAGAGTCAATGATCGTAGAATTAAAAGCAGAATTAAATGAAGTGAAGACTATTAATGAAGATTTAAAATATCAATTGTTAGAGAAGGAAGAAGTACTAAAAAAGTCTCAGGCTGAAAATGAACGAATGTTAGAGAAAGACAAAATGATTAAAGAATTAGAGAGTGAAAATGAACATTTAGAAAGAAGGCTCACACATTTGCAGGAGGAATTTGCGAAAACAAAAGGTGATTATCGAAAGAATATAAATACTAATGAAGATGAAGGAGACAATTCATGGTTTCTTCGTAGTTTAAAAGAAACACAATCATATAAAGAAGCTATATCAAATAAAGAAGGAAATACAAAGGCGTTTAACTCTGTTTTCTTCAATAATGTTACTACAAATGAGTTACCAAGAGACAGCTTTATTAACCACAAAGGGTTCCAACAAATAAAAAATAATAGTAAAAACGAAGACAAGGAATAGGGGAATATACTAATTATTTTTAAACCTGAACATCTCATTGTAAAGGGACATAGTATAAGGTATACCTTACAAGAGATGGGGGAGTTACTATGAAACAAAATCGACCAATCATGTCTTCCACGTATTCACAAAAACCTAAAAAGGCTCAAGCCGTTGTAAATCAAAATAATAAACAAGTATTATATGGTAGTGTGTCAACTTCAAAAAAAACTGGTGGCTGTGGATGTGGAAAAAAATATAAAACAAAATAATAGGGTAAATAAAGTTATTGTAGGAAGCTCAGAGCATTTACTGTTCTGGGCTTTTATTTAATTTAATGCCCAATCACTTTTGGGAGAGTGCACATATAGTAGCACAGAGAAATTTATTTTGGAGGTACAGACATGACCAAGAAAAGAAAAGTTTTACGAGTGGATGAATTAATTATCCATGCAAATGATGTTAAAATAATTCAAGATGTAAAACCAGAGAGTCCAATTGAAAAACCGGTAGAATATCGAGAAATTCCAGAAAAGACAGATGCCCCAGCTAAACCTGAACCTAGACCAATCTTTGACCCATGGGGATTTGGGCCACCTCGCCCTCTAGCTGATCAGACGACTTCTGAAGTACCTGAGGTAAACCCAACAGATGAACCAACTGAGCCACTAACGGGAGAAGAGACAATCGACGACACACCAGAACCTAGCGTAGAAGGTGATGAACAACAAGAGACACCAAGATCAAATTGGTCATGGATATAGTGCTAGTAGCACAATTTAGGCATTGAAATGGGTTATTTCCCTTTTCGATGCCTTTTGTAATATACAGATAATTTCTAAGGAGATTTACTAGTACACAAATTATGTCCATTTAAAAGAAAATTCAAAAAATAAATTGTTTAGCTGTCATATCATGGTATTATAATTATGATAAATTAATAGTCTAATTAAAAGACCTTTCGCTTTAAGCAGAATAACTCTAAAGTGAGGTGAGAATATTTGCAAATCCATCGCTCTAACGAATCAATAAAACCAATTCTTAAGCAACCACGTCATGATGTCGACGATCTCAAAACTCCTAAACAGCAGGAAGTCGAGAGGGAAGCAAATATCAAAAATGATAAATCAAAGAGAATCGCTCAACAATCTGTTGACAAGACATATGAAATGATGCAAAAGCTTGTAAAGAACACGGAGTATAATGTTAGTTTTAAAATTGATGAACTAGGTTCTGCTAAGCAATTTAACTTTACTTTGAAGAATAGTGGTGAGCTAATAGCTTCCATACCACCTGACATTGCTGTTAATATGGCTGATAAAGCAAAGAAACAAACAATTGGTTTACTTTTGGATTACCCGGCCTAATGTAAAACAAAAAACGAAAGCCTGATCACCGTTTGGTGGTAGGCTTTCGTTTTTTAATACAAATTTAGAATTTAGAATTTAGAATTTAGAATTTGAATTTAGAATTGCAAATGGCGAATTGCGAATTAAAGGCTTTGATGTTCTAGCTCTGCTAGAACGAGCTCTTGCTAATTGTCGCGGCTGATTTATCAGCCACGCAATTAGCAATTAGCAATTAGCCGCTTGTTTGCCTTCCAATCTCTCGAACAAATCTTGAACGATACGCTTTCTTTCCGCGTCTTGTATTTGGTACGGATATCTTGAGTGTTTGCTCCGCTCTAGTAATAGCTACATACATAAGTCGGCGTTCTTCTTCGATAGGACCATCATCACCGTCACGCCAAGCGTCTAGGGCATAATCATGAGGTATTCCACCATCAACGCCTCCAATAATGTACACGTGTTTAAACTCAAGCCCCTTAGAACGGTGAATTGTCATGAGTTGAATTCCGTCATTTACTTGTCCACGCATATCTTTCATCTCTTTGTTTTTTGCAATCATATGCTCAACATGTTCTAAGAAAGTAGAGACGGTTGGGTGAGTTTTCGCAGCTACTTTTAAATCACGAACATCGTCGGACCCTTTATCCATAACGTTTCCTTCGTTACCTTGCTTTTTTAAATAATCAGAGAGCCCCATTTCTTTTTCAATAAAGGCAATTGCATCAAGAGGGGTAAGTTTTGGAAGCTTTTTAAATAAAGGGACCATTTTTTTTAGTTTCTTTTCTTGGAAGCTTTTTAAGCCTGTGAGCTTTGTTAGAGCTTCGACGAGCGTGCAGTCATTTGTAATACTTAATGCCTTCAAATCCTGGAAGGCAGATTGCTTTAAGAATAAAGCTCCAACTAGGTCTCCCATTGCTTTTGTATCATCAGGGTTCAATCCTAATCGTAAATAAGCTAAAACTTTTCGAACCGCTTTTCGTTGGTAAAACGAATCTCCTTCTTGTTCAATTGTAAATGGAATATTCGATTGAACAAAACGTTCGAATAATGCACGTGCAGCCACATTTGTACGATATAAAATAGCAAAATTGGTAGGGTTTTCCCCAGCTTCAATTCTTTCTTTTATATCAGTAACAATCATCGTTGCTTCTTCTTCCTCATCATAAGGGTAGAAAAGAATTGGTTTATCTACTGAGTCTGACAGGGCTAACAGTTTCTTTGAATTACGAGATTGATTATGACAAATGACATTGTTTGCTGCGCTAACAATTGGATGTGTAGAACGGTAGTTACGATCAAGTATAACTGTTTTTGCTTCTGGATAATCACGCTTGAAGTTTAGGATGTAGGAAGGGTCACTTCCACGAAATCCATAAATTGATTGATCATCATCACCTACTACACAGAGGTTACGTGTTTTACCTGCAAGTAACTCAATAATTTTATATTGAACTTTATTAATGTCCTGAAACTCATCTACTGCAATATAGGAAAAGCGCTCTTGATATTTTTCAAGAAGACCTTCATTTTCCATTAAAAGCTCATAGCATCCTACGAGCATATCGTCAAAATCAAATGTATTTGCAGCTAATTTCATTTCTTCATAACGTTTGTACAAATGAAGTACTCGTTCCTCCCAAATCTCGCCGGCTTTAATGTCAGTGGGGAGCTTCATTTCATTTTTCCATAACCCAATTTGTGTTAAAGCTTGGTCATAGGCAAATTCCTTTTCATCAAGGTCAATTTCACGTCCTGCTTGTTTAAGTAGTTGATCTCTTTGCCAGTCCCATTTTAATAATTGATTAGGCTGCCATTTATCAGGCTGATGATGCATCAACATTTTATAAAAAATACT encodes:
- a CDS encoding ATP-dependent helicase, with amino-acid sequence MKLLVARYRDNIINLTNCQREDFQRYYTESLNGQIHCIHCGDPLRLRLGINQAPIFIHPTTSFDCETIADAYINNIEIHSEEQTMTSNGFQLPRGRSIQSGGTAVADKTVTWVEPETITGIAPFTPVENETSYFDNPYYQKLQNHNHQLDPSQWSATTTIDGPLLVLAGAGSGKTRVLTTRTAYMLSEKQIPANRILLVTFTAKAAKEMKERMGMYPDLTSLQLRQLLVGTFHSIFYKMLMHHQPDKWQPNQLLKWDWQRDQLLKQAGREIDLDEKEFAYDQALTQIGLWKNEMKLPTDIKAGEIWEERVLHLYKRYEEMKLAANTFDFDDMLVGCYELLMENEGLLEKYQERFSYIAVDEFQDINKVQYKIIELLAGKTRNLCVVGDDDQSIYGFRGSDPSYILNFKRDYPEAKTVILDRNYRSTHPIVSAANNVICHNQSRNSKKLLALSDSVDKPILFYPYDEEEEATMIVTDIKERIEAGENPTNFAILYRTNVAARALFERFVQSNIPFTIEQEGDSFYQRKAVRKVLAYLRLGLNPDDTKAMGDLVGALFLKQSAFQDLKALSITNDCTLVEALTKLTGLKSFQEKKLKKMVPLFKKLPKLTPLDAIAFIEKEMGLSDYLKKQGNEGNVMDKGSDDVRDLKVAAKTHPTVSTFLEHVEHMIAKNKEMKDMRGQVNDGIQLMTIHRSKGLEFKHVYIIGGVDGGIPHDYALDAWRDGDDGPIEEERRLMYVAITRAEQTLKISVPNTRRGKKAYRSRFVREIGRQTSG